In the Desulfobacterales bacterium genome, one interval contains:
- a CDS encoding HNH endonuclease codes for MTFVPTTHQNNAITELQQKVGFNQLTAIVWTRAYGRCEYCKQDLLKNRLGYATGHIDHLLPKSKYPQYKDEIDNLVLSCSSCNGVKSNYDPIHPSENEHQMLLNYRHELIDRVRQYLRDQFRQYDRDWRIVLEILSDIWWEKENVI; via the coding sequence ATGACATTTGTTCCAACGACTCATCAAAATAATGCGATAACCGAACTTCAACAAAAAGTAGGATTTAATCAATTAACCGCTATAGTGTGGACGAGGGCATATGGACGATGTGAATACTGTAAGCAAGATTTATTAAAAAATCGTTTAGGTTATGCTACAGGTCATATAGATCATTTATTACCTAAAAGTAAATATCCTCAATATAAAGATGAGATAGATAATTTAGTTCTTAGTTGCTCATCATGTAATGGAGTAAAGTCAAATTATGACCCGATTCATCCATCTGAAAATGAACATCAAATGCTTTTAAACTATAGACATGAGTTAATTGATAGAGTTCGACAATATCTTCGTGACCAATTCAGACAATACGATAGAGATTGGCGTATTGTTTTAGAAATTTTAAGTGATATATGGTGGGAAAAAGAAAATGTTATTTAA